Below is a window of Ananas comosus cultivar F153 linkage group 9, ASM154086v1, whole genome shotgun sequence DNA.
ttaataactcaGCAACAATTTTTTAAGTAGGTCGTATAAATACTTCATTTCACTTTCCAAAACATTTTGGgaccatatatataatatatgtgtatTAAGAAAATATGCATACATTTATATAGGTGGAGAATGACATTCCCTCTAAccaaagaggggaaaaaaaaaataaaaaattgtaagaattaataatataataattatctatgGATAGCTTTTATAATTACAGAAGCAGTAGTCAGATGATTGCAAAAATTAGAAGCTTGGAGTATTAATTTACTATAGCAGGAAGTTGAAATAATTAAGCCTCTAATATCTAAAAACAGGAGCAAAATTTGAACTATTTggagaaattttaaatttgtttcatTCAATTCAAAATCATGTTTTGTTTACAAACTAAACTAAAATGTAACtggaaaaataatttggttGTTTACTTATATAGATAGAAACTGAACAAATACACCCATAAACATGCAATTAGACCAAATTAAAAACaatgcactacaacaaaaacggtctatagcgacacttttaaatgtaggtacatgtcaaaaaagtgctgctagcttaaattaccgacacttttaaaaagtgttgctatatgcgGAAtagctaggtatatagtgacagttaaagagtgtcgctataacctaaaaaagtgctgctaatttaccaataacttatttaagcatttagtaaccgccgaaactctatctcgttggctgcggtggcggaggaggacgacaagaATGGCtattcgtctagaatttcagtagattgagtgaagagagaagaaaatatggtaattgatttttctttttttttttcttttctgtttgtaatcgggccaaatggactgggtgtggtgggttgagtagagtaatcttttattttttattggattgggctttatatttaggcattaatagatgtttttttaagttttagtataaatgggacacttactcaaaagtgtcccaaacatgtgtccctataacctaattctgttatagtgaTGATGGTTTacttaaaatttctaatttgttgATCGTGCATCCAAATAAGAAAACCATGAACTATTAAATTGTGACTTTTTTGGGTTATAATTAACTAATGCAGCGTGATCAgcgaaaattaaaatattatttattggtTATtatgcaacatatatatatgatgtggaTATCGTAGCAACTTCTTTGGAGTGCTCAATTTTCCTTCACCTCAATCTCATGTGTAATAAAAAatacgtgtatatatatttcaagtTGTGTTACCAAGAGAGGAATGTGAAAACTAAGTATGTATTAATCAATTTGATGagctattaattaataatatgagATCAGGCTTATTGACGCAACCTAATTAACTCCATaatgaaatttgattataattaattaagccaaTATTGAATAGCTATTTGACTACGTGATGGTATTAATTGTGACAAAATAGTGGATTAATTCTTCTGAGGAGAACCTTATGTTTTAAGAAACAATAATTATGATCAAATATAATAGATTTAAGTACATTTGTTACATACATGAATATTATGGACATTAATCAAGTGTTAATACAAGAATAATAACCGATGATCACCACAaaacaattaataattaatgtttaGGCTCATGTAATTAATGGCTTGTgcatatataagcaattgctacATTTTATTTGCAAATTCAGGGAGAGTTTTAATACACATgtaacatattttttattttttgatggtCCAAATTCATTGTTAAATCACCCAAATTAGTAACTTTGGTATTTTATAAATCGCAAAACCAAagtaaccaaaataaaaataaaaaataaataaaaccttTGAAAAACCATTTATACATTCTAAAACCtttgaaaaactaaaaatttgataCGTTGATAAACGAATTTCTAGGTAACATGCACGCTGACTGTTAGCtagtaattatttatatatggtAATGTCAATTTTCATTatgtatttacaaaatttaaaaagagtaattgtgatatttttcttttgataattaattGTGTGCTTTACCAATGTAAGAAGGAATTGATGTCATGTTTTTTAATTACTTAGGAATATAATTGACTTAGTAGAATCTTTGAAGTATACTTTGGGGTAACAAGGAATCAAAGAAATGGTCAAATCCATAAAGGATAAATGTGAGATGTGAGCTAATATGTGGGAAAAAATCCATGAGAAAttaaatgtaatattttttctCATAGAAATGTAGCAaactatctgcttcatttatttcaaacttgagacctcggataTCAGCCTTTAGTTCCAAAATTTTGCTTAGGATCACACTACTTCCTTCTTCTCTGTTAATTTAGacctaaaatattatttctttaaaaagggggggaaaaaaaccAAATTGTTGGAGACAACAATTTAAACTGGTGACTATTTGAGATTATCCTGTTAGAAGACCTGGTAATTACTTATGACATACCACCTGATGCACACTCCAACTTGTTCAAAGCATACATAGTTTTGTACTGCACCCCACCACAGTGAAGTAGTGTATATATGTATCCAACTGGCACATGCATCATTGAGATAGAAAGAGaattttttacatataattCCACATCCATAAATAATTAAGCTATAATAATTAATGCTTTTATTTGTTATGTGCAAGTAGTGGAAGAGAAGAAACTCTCTCAAGCTTTTACAGTAATTAGATGGCTTAAAATATGTGAAAGAAAGGTTCTTAGATGCTTGGATTTAGGTCCGATTTATATCGAGCCACGATTCAGGTTACGTCGATCAACTAAAATCCTGATTCAAGAGGATATAAAACTTGCTTTTCAGGTGCTCTTTGCTTAGTGATTACACACATCAGTGAGATCTCAAGGGTGCAAGCTAGCTCCAATTGCATGTTCGGAGTTTAGAAGCTTATTTTACCTTTTAGACATAGAGAAGGTTGTAGTTTTCGTTTAAGAATACTTTGCTGCTAAGAATGGGGGAAAAAATGAAGAATAAAAGAATGAGGATGAGCCAAAATactaattgatttttttttttttttttcatatgtaGAATCGAGTCCGGCTATGATGCttttaagttttctgccgttaaatctactattttgatcattttcacccgttagatcatactattcaaccaaccatccactcaaccatAAGGAAtcgctatcatcctaaccgcatatctcttaattcaaAGGCCGAAAACCCACGAGCatcaatgacttgatacttttaaaagtatatgagCTCAGTTCCGTAGAACCGCCAATTATTTGCTAGGCCAGGCCTAATTGGGTCGGGCCCCAACAGGCCACATGTGGCCCTTAACCTGCTTGAACCATTGATGGGCCTGATTGAAGAAGAGTTTTGGGCCggaatctctctctcaccaagCCCAACTTCTCTTCGAGTTGGCTAAATAATGCTACAATTCCGTGCGTAAGAATTTCTATGAACAGATGTGATCCCGTCACTCATTATCAAAAAGGAGCATCTGCGCCGTCCAGTGTGGAGAATGCAAATGCTGCTTTTCGCCAACAAGCAGATGTAGTATCAAAATTCTTGCGCACGAAGGTGTAGGAAATTAATTACATCTCATTCGTTGCTCGGAGATTAATATATTGGTAGTAGTCttcttattttatctttttaatgctaaaaatattttaaaaaaaaattgtaaataaatAGAGTGTAACAAATTTATATCTTACAATTAGATTTTCAtactagtattttttttttttttttttgtatgatgAAACGGGCtacaaacaacaacaaacatAAACTCCCGATGTCATCAAAGAAATGAAAATTCTTGGCTATAAGCCTGCTACTTAACCTCACCCACAGTAAATCTTACCTCTCATCTATTTTTTGGCAATCCACATCATTTGATCCTCAATCATAACCATTAGTTCAGGAATTTTAATAGTCTAATTTTCCAGACTTGGATCTTTTATAAATCGTTttctaattagattaataaatgTTGTGCACTCGAAAATTGAATAACTAttatcaaaacaaaaatttataaaaaatatcttacaatcaataaatcttttaattattctgtataatttatctttagtttatatatatatagatatataatataatatataatataatatagatataatatatcatattaatAAGAACAActaatactatcaataacaaccaaaaattattacttggctataatttttaagattttaaattaaatagtgtTAAGAAAATGGACGCCTCAAGTTGAGTAGTATTGGTTGAACAGATAACAATGCTAACgggtaaaaaataattaaaagtcaTAAACCTAAgggaaaaactcgatagtaatCTAATCCTTAATGTAATCGATAGTATCCAAGTagcctataatatatatatatatatatatatatatatatatatatggcaaaTGGCTTAAATTTTACTATAACAAAAGATTAATTATATCACATATGCAGTGACCTCACCTTCGCTCTATAAGGTTTCTCCTGTATTTATGAAACTCTTCGTTCACCGGGTAGTGACCATAACCTAACGAAAACGTATGTGATGATTCAACAGGATACCTCAGAGTCAACATTGGACCACCATGCACCAACATGTGTACGAAAAAAGTAAATTAGCTAAcattttatatcatttttatcATTTCGACTAATCATTTGATCACATCTAATTTTATAGGCCATCTCTAAATCCTTCTAAATCCTTCGTTCAATCTAGgcttaaaaattgaataaaaaaaaatttgaaaataagtttttagaattttttatacagAATAAATTACACGATGTACCAAATTGTTTCAACGAGAGCTCGTCGGCAGAGTTGTGCTCAACTCGCTAAGTAGAACTCAAATTGGACATGTCTAGGCCCTACTTATAAGCAGACATATCGATTCGTGACTAATCAAGATGAGAAGATTCCAAGTACAAACTGATCTCTTCCTATATAAACTCCATCACACTTTCCGTAGCACcaccgctgctgctgctgctgttgctgcctCTTTATGATGGGATCTGCAGGTGAGCCCCCTCAGAATCTCTCGACCCCTCTCTTAACGCCCTCCGGCGATGGCGACGACGATGGCGACAAACTCCCTCTGCCGACGTCCTCTCCGGGGCCGACGGCAGACAGCGCAGCGCACGGCGCCAGCAGCCAGCTGGAGAGCGTCCTGACGGACGGCTCGGTGCCGCTGGGCCGCCGCGTCTGGCTGGGGTCGGTGATCGAGATGCGGCTGCTCGTGCGCCTCGCCGCACCCGCCGTGCTGGTGTACATGCTCAACTACGTCATGTCGATGGCCACGCAGATCTTCTCCGGCCATCTCGGCACTCTCGAGCTCGCCGCCGCCTCTCTCGGCAATACCGGCATCCAAGTCTTCGCCTACGGCCTCATGGTAAGTACATATCCCTCATTTCCAATGCttacgtacatatatatatgtatgcaattAATATGTATGCCTACGTTGTAAATGTCAGATCTTTGAcgctaaattttaattctaaaaactcGAGGGGTAGAAATATACAATTAACTTATTTAAAACGTACAAATATAGCGACTAGGCCAACTAATCTCATGCCACTCAGTCCAACCCAGTCtcacatttttttaaatatgatttgatctaatttaaccTCCAATCACATGACAGAATGTCGATCCATTTAAGTCAATAGCTAACATAGTACTCATCGTTTGATAATATCAATATAATTTTTAGCTGGGAATGGGGAGCGCGGTCGAGACGCTCTGCGGTCAAGCGTACGGCGCGCACAAATACGACATGCTCGGCGTGTACCTGCAACGGTCGACGATTCTGCTGATGGCCACGGGCGTGCCGCTCGCAGTCATCTACGCGTTCTCCCGACCGATCCTCATCCTGCTCGGGGAATCGCCGGAGATCGCGAACGCCGCGTCGGTCTTCGTCTACGGCCTGATCCCGCAGATCTTCGCCTACGCCGCCAACTTCCCGATTCAAAAGTTTCTGCAGGCGCAGAGCATCATGGCGCCGAGCGCTTACATATCAGCTGCGACCGTTGCGGTGCATGTGGTGCTGAGTTGGGTGGCCGTTTACAAGTTGGGCCTGGGCCTGTTGGGGGCCTCGCTCGTGTTGAGTCTGAGTTGGTGGATCATAGTTGTGGCCCAATTCATTTACATAGTGAAGAACGATCGGTGCCGGCTCACGTGGACCGGGTTGTCGTGGCGGGCGTTCTCGGGCCTGCCCGACTTCCTGAAACTGTCGGCGGCGTCCGCTGTGATGCTCTGTCTCGAGACCTGGTACTTCcagatcatcgtgctcatcgCCGGCCTGCTCGAGAACCCGGAGTTGGCCCTCGATTCGCTCTCCGTGTGGTAAGCCCAATCCGTTTGTTTTATTTGGGCCTAAAGAGAAGCCCGTTGACTAAACGGGCCTCAATTTGGGCCCGAATTTTGATTGCTGCATGCTTAAATGTGTTTTTTCCTGATGTTGCAGCATGACAATATCTGGGTGGGTGTTCATGATCTCAGTAGGGTTCAATGCAGCAGCAAGGTTAGTTCACTAACGTACATTAAACTTTACTTCTGCTTATATTATCCCTGAGAGATGAATTTTGAATGCGGTTACTCGAAAACTTGATGCAGTGTGAGAGTGAGCAACGAGCTCGGCGCGGGGAACCCGAAGTCCGCGGCATTTTCGGTGACCGTTGTGACAACACTCTCGTTCATTATATCGGTCGTACTCGCTGTGATCGTCATGTGTGTTCGTGACTACATTGGTTACATCTTCACGGAAGGTGAGGAGGTGGCTCGGGCCGTCTCCGACCTCACTCCGTTCCTCGCCGTCACATTTATCCTTAACGGGATCCAACCCGTCTTGTCCGGTATATTCTGATCTCTGTCTCTCACTATTTTTACTAATCTTGATGCATTTTGTACTCTGTCATTTGAAAACAGGTTAGTGAATTGAACAAAAAATTATGGTACAACATAAATGGCACTGTAATATAAGATTCCAAAGTTAGTAAAGCACCTAGTAGGTTCAAAATTATAGGTACTATTATTGTTTTTTGGTCAAGGAAAATAAAGTAGAGCATTAGAACTAAGTATGCATGTACCTCCATATGCTATTACATCAGCTTCTCCTATGACATTTTTGTCATTTTCTATTGAGATATTCAAAACTTTGACTAATATATTTAGCATCATTCATTTCAATGAAAGCTCTTTTTCCCTAACTTATTAAAGTTgttcgttttttttcttttcttttctttctttgatgtAGGTGTTGCTGTTGGGTGTGGATGGCAAGCATTTGTGGCATATGTTAATGTGGGGTGTTATTACATTGTGGGTGTTCCACTTGGTTGTCTCCTTGGTTTCTATTTCAATTTGGGAGCAAAGGTAAATATATactacaatatttttatatatatgtaaattgaAACATATTGGCGAGTTCGGCTACTACACTCTTATGAGTAGGATTGTCTTTGTACTTATAAgatgttttcgataatagagcttccgaatcgacgatccatatcgttaaatattatctagagcatttaaaacttctagaaatcaaattttataatttttcgatatcatttaccttacgatcaaaaactcacaaaattgataatttttaacagccggtataaaatatttgttagtttaacggtgaaaaagaattggAACAGactgaattttgatagaaaagtcTATTCAccatctaaataaagatcaataattccgatcttaaattgaagaatccaatcgtccatttttaggatgtcgttcgattttaacctttcattttatacccgcttaatggactttataatgatttcgaaaaattacgaaatttatttttagatgtttcaaatactctaaatcatgtttaacggtgtggatcgttgagtcgaaaaccccaacatcgaaaacaacttatgagtacgaagggctctatactcataagagtataatagccctactccatataggcaattatttgatatatttggaTCATAAGATGACCATaagatttaaataattaaatattttctgcAGGGAATATGGGGAGGAATGATGGGAGGAACAATCATGCAAACCATCATTCTAATATGGGTTACTTTTAGAACAGATTGGAATAAAGAGGTATTAAAACTCACTTGAGaaactctatttttttcttttttcctgttCATGAACTTAATAACCAACCCAACTACATATATATGTGGAACAAGTTCTTAAAAAGTTGCAATTTATGAAACAACTTGgttatgtataaaatttatttaagtaaTTTTTAAATTGCAGGTGGAGGTAGCACAGAAGAGGTTGAACAAGTGGGAGGACAAAAAGCAGCCCCTCTTAGCTTCTGATTaatgagtataaaaaaaaaaggcaaaaatagGATCAATGTGATTAATgagtattttatattaattatacaagaattgttattctttttttttaggataCTCATTCCATAGTTAGAATGCTAAAATGGTGAATGATGTTTAGAGTAGTGCAAAATAATGATCTCCAATTAATTTAGTGGAGATCTGTATTAAAGTGGATGTGGAAAATGGTAATTCATTGTAAtattttctctgttttttttcccccctttttttctgTGTCCTTTTAATATTCATGTTGCTTTATTCAGTTTTGAGTTTTGAGCAAAGACAAATTCCAAGTGGGGCATGATTTTGGCCTTTAATTTTCTGATAGGCCAATTAAAGAATAACCCTTCAACCTCaaaattagggatgtcaacgggtacgatgcccgaaattttatccaaatctgaatccgaacAGAGTGGATTTATCAGATACTAAACGGATATAATTtcagatatagatataaaaaataaaaatccaacggaaaaaaattcagatatgcATTTTAACTGTATCCGATCCGTATCCGAATCCgtcccgaacccgaatttattttacattacatataatatgtatacaaaaatttgatattatatttaaatttttattttaaaaatttagatttaatgtaaaatattttgaaatattgaaaaaaaataattgtttcggattcggattttcaGGTTCACGTTTGGGctcgaatttcaaattttttgtcgGATTCAGatttagatatgaatttttaaaaatcatccGGTTCatattcggatttttaaaaatacaccCCGAATCCGAGCAGTTGACATCCGTACTCAAAATATCTTGCACTAACTACCATAAATGCCTATTTAATTATGTTACCATGGGTTAAATCAGATCAAATATAGAAGCAGCTCCTACCTAACATGACCCACAATAGTTTTCTTTACCTGCAGGTTAATTGTACCACAGTAGATTGATAAGTAGAATTacccaatttgttttcgatggtaTTTCTCAActccaaaagcagaagctaagtatttaataaataaaaagtcaGATATTTTTGTTATGGCCCTGCAAGCAAAAACTCTAGTCTGAATCTTCTTCTCCTGATCTACACTGCAAAACCAAATGAATATATCACTATATCAATTTAGTTTCGACAAACATGACCGCGATGTTATTATAAGGATCGTAAAAGAGGAATTAGATATCCGTCATTCAACTAGTACTTCTGATCTTCAATAACAagacaaacttttttttataaactaattTTAAGTCTAGAAAGATGTAATCCTCCTAACATCTCGAGCTTCTGGCAAAATTTGtcataaaaagagagagagagagagagagagagaaatatattttatgcacaTTCACATGTCATAAAGTTACAACAATGCAACACATGCTGACACTAATAAAACCAAAATGGACTGGTCCCCCACCACCTGTAACCATGAGCTGCATCCAAGAGAAAAGACAAAGCAACTCACATATAATTGTTGAATCATATGTCCTATGTATTGGGAGGATACCAAATTTCCAATTATTCCCCATGTCACACACACCCCACACACACATCTCCCTCCCTAGACTCTCTTGGCAATGGTTGGCCGCGATCTCGAGGCGGTGCTCGCCGACCAGGCCGCCCCGTGGGTGCGGCGGGCGGGGACTGCGGTGTGCATCGAGCTGCAGCTGCTCGTGCCGCTCGCGGCGCCCGCGGTGGTGGTGTACATGCTCATCAGCGTCATGTCGATCGCCACGCAGATGTTCTGCGGCCACCTCGGCAACCGCGAGCTCGCCGCCTCCTCCCTCGGCAACAATGGCATCCAAGTCTTTGCATATGGCCTCATGGTATTGCATGCCCCCCCATGCATGACTCTACAAATGTAGACCAATCTATGACATGAgtttttcttacaaaatttaCGCATAATATAGTGATTTGAAGTTCGTAGAGATGTTTGTAAGCATAGCATTACTCCTTTCTGAGTAGCTAGGAATGGGCAGCGCAGTCGAGACACTCTGCGGTCAGGCGTACGGTGCGGAGAAGTACGAAATGCTCGGCGTCTACCTCCAACGGTCGACCGTCCTGCTAATGGCCACGGGTGTGCCACTCGCGGTGATCTACGCATTCTCCAAGCCAATACTCATCCTTTTAGGGCAATCCTCGGATATCGCCGAGGCTGCTTCGGTCTTCGTCTACGGCCTCATCCCGCAAATTTTCGCCTATGCCGCAAACTTCCCCATCCAGAAGTTCCTACAAGCCCAAAGCATTGTTGCACCAAGTGCTTACATCTTAGCTGCAACTTTTGTTCTGCACCTGCTAGTGAGTTGGCTAGTGGTGTTCAAGCTAGGGTTAGGTCTATTTGGGGCCTCTATGGTGTTGAGCCTGAGTTGGGTTGTCCTAGTGGGGGCTCAATTTGTGTACATAGTCAAGAGCCCGCGGTGTCGGTTGACGTGGACCGGGTTTACGTGGCAGGCCTTCTCGGGCCTGCCCGAGTTCTTGAAGCTCTCGGTGGCGTCGGCGGTGATGCTGTGCCTGGAGACATGGTACTTCCAGATCTTGATCCTCATGGCCGGATTGCTCGAAAATCCGCAGCTGGCGCTCGATTCGCTTACGGTGTGGTAAGCATTGCTTGGTTTGTGTGTTTGTGCTTGATGAATTGTGTTACTTTTAAGTATGTTTGAACTGCTTATACACATATATTTGTTGCTGCAGCACCTCAATTGTTGGCTGGGTATTCATGATCTCTGTTGGATTTAATGCTGCTGCTAGGTAAGTCGCTCACAAaactcctcaaaaaaaaaaaatcatatgttTCGATTCCCTTTTACGAATGCGTCAAGCGGAGACAAAGATGAAATTGTAAGTTGTTCAGCAAGCTTCTCCAAATAGCATAAGGTATAACTATTTATCAAAACATCTCAAACTGGTTTCtattattttcaatcattaatAAGTGAATAAACACTTTTACAAGAACAATTAAAACTGTTAATTTCGAGACCTCCATACACATACATAAAATTACCCAAACACCATTGATTTTGGTTTCTGACAACTTCAAGTACTTCAAAATGTATGGATTGTGGATTCAAATGCTCTAGAATTCGTCTCGATTCTACCCATTTTACTTTCAAGTTGAGTCGAGTTTCAAAGTTTTTCAAACTACAATCTTAATCCctcttctttttactttttttgcgCTATTTAGTGTGCGCGTGGGCAACGAGCTCGGCGCTGGAAATCCAAAGTCAGCTGCATTTTCAGCTGCAACAGTTACAACCTTTTCTTCTATCATATCAACCATATTGGCTGCAATTGTACTTCTACTTCGCGATAAAATTAGCTATATCTTCACCGAGGGGGAGACGGTGGCGCACGCAGTCTCAGATCTTTGCCCCTTGCTCGCGACCACTCTCGTCCTCAGCGGCATACAACCAGTTTTATCTGGTAAGCACAATAGTATGCAGAACATTAAAATCTCTTCCAAGCTTTCAAATGGTTGAGAAATTCACCTATTTAGAACTATATTGTAGTACTCAATTAAGGTAGATAACATTAAAAGAAGTTAAGTATGTGTTCATAATTTGAAagcagagatttttttttttttttttgagtatacACATAAAGAGATTAACAATTTGgattatttgttatattattaaGGTGTTGCTGTGGGTTGTGGATGGCAAGCACTTGTGGCATACATTAATGTTGGATGTTATTACTTTGTTGGCATACCACTTGGTGCAATTCTTGGTTTTGTGTGTGGATTTGGGATCAAGGTAAAAGGATATTTCCTTCAAAATTTAGCATTAATGTTTaagaaacaacaacaacattaaattttgttagaaatataatcaaatttttgattAATGTTGTACATGCATGCAGGGGTTGTGGTCTGGTATGATTGGAGGAACAGTAATTCAAACTCTCATTCTGCTTTGGATCACTCTCAGGACTGATTGGAACAAAGAGGTATTACTCATtccctttttaattttcttaataattttattttgaaccaCATATGTTATTCCCAAATGAAGATCATATCACAATGTtagatagagagaaaaagagagaacatAAGAAAAGGACAGGAgagaattaattttttctccTTATTGTTTATCATCTGAACAGAGCAGTAAAGTGCTAAGTGCATCACCAAGTGATCTAATGTTTTGATCTTTAAACTGCAGGTTGAGAAAGCCATAAAAAGATTGGATAAGTGGGAGGACAAGAAGAGGCCTCTGCTAAGTGATAATGAGTAGAAATTAACAGCAATGTCACACATAAATTTGATGACTTATCAACTCTTTTTAATGATCTTAGTACAGTAATGCTGTTCTCAGAAGTTAACAGTTGTATAAATACAtgctgaataaaataaaatgtaggGATTGTACCTTTATTACTACCTTGAGAGAGCATAACTAAGGACTTGTTTTCAGATCCCCAATCAATGCCAATGAAACCATTGAGTTCAAGGAACTTGAGATCACTTACTCTCGCGGCCTCGTGAGAGATGCGACCAACTTCAGTTTCGAGTTAGAATGATAAAAACAAGCATTTAATCTGGAGACTTTGCTTAAACACTTGGATCATAGAGTTTTCTTATGCTGTAACGTGATAATTATTACTGTaatgatgaaaataaaaactGTTACTTAAGAAAACATTTGGTTCTAATAAAGTTTATGTAAGTGAAATTGTACTGCAACCTCGTCAACtctaatcgatttttttttttttttttttttttttttttttttttttatattcgcACATCTgtaacttctaatttttatataagGGATTTCCTCAACAAGACCCGGTCCACGGAAAAATATCTAAGGAAGGACGCAGAGTTTTTTTTATGCAACTCCCCGCACGGAGTTCTCGCCACCCAAATTATCTGTTTtcgtcctcctccaccgcccGTATTTTATCATTTCTCTTCGCGTCTCTCGAAGAacctccacctct
It encodes the following:
- the LOC109715045 gene encoding protein DETOXIFICATION 40-like, translating into MMGSAGEPPQNLSTPLLTPSGDGDDDGDKLPLPTSSPGPTADSAAHGASSQLESVLTDGSVPLGRRVWLGSVIEMRLLVRLAAPAVLVYMLNYVMSMATQIFSGHLGTLELAAASLGNTGIQVFAYGLMLGMGSAVETLCGQAYGAHKYDMLGVYLQRSTILLMATGVPLAVIYAFSRPILILLGESPEIANAASVFVYGLIPQIFAYAANFPIQKFLQAQSIMAPSAYISAATVAVHVVLSWVAVYKLGLGLLGASLVLSLSWWIIVVAQFIYIVKNDRCRLTWTGLSWRAFSGLPDFLKLSAASAVMLCLETWYFQIIVLIAGLLENPELALDSLSVCMTISGWVFMISVGFNAAASVRVSNELGAGNPKSAAFSVTVVTTLSFIISVVLAVIVMCVRDYIGYIFTEGEEVARAVSDLTPFLAVTFILNGIQPVLSGVAVGCGWQAFVAYVNVGCYYIVGVPLGCLLGFYFNLGAKGIWGGMMGGTIMQTIILIWVTFRTDWNKEVEVAQKRLNKWEDKKQPLLASD
- the LOC109715046 gene encoding protein DETOXIFICATION 40-like encodes the protein MVGRDLEAVLADQAAPWVRRAGTAVCIELQLLVPLAAPAVVVYMLISVMSIATQMFCGHLGNRELAASSLGNNGIQVFAYGLMLGMGSAVETLCGQAYGAEKYEMLGVYLQRSTVLLMATGVPLAVIYAFSKPILILLGQSSDIAEAASVFVYGLIPQIFAYAANFPIQKFLQAQSIVAPSAYILAATFVLHLLVSWLVVFKLGLGLFGASMVLSLSWVVLVGAQFVYIVKSPRCRLTWTGFTWQAFSGLPEFLKLSVASAVMLCLETWYFQILILMAGLLENPQLALDSLTVCTSIVGWVFMISVGFNAAASVRVGNELGAGNPKSAAFSAATVTTFSSIISTILAAIVLLLRDKISYIFTEGETVAHAVSDLCPLLATTLVLSGIQPVLSGVAVGCGWQALVAYINVGCYYFVGIPLGAILGFVCGFGIKGLWSGMIGGTVIQTLILLWITLRTDWNKEVEKAIKRLDKWEDKKRPLLSDNE